The following coding sequences are from one Lolium rigidum isolate FL_2022 chromosome 6, APGP_CSIRO_Lrig_0.1, whole genome shotgun sequence window:
- the LOC124665402 gene encoding fruit protein pKIWI502-like, translating to MLLRPPPRSLPHLLRPHLLRALSNAAAAALASPTPTPPPTPPLPAEWTEAPVSAVRAATSDASLFHVSLDLASHGALRASHVAAGQFLPFRLPAAPYPIFLAISSPPPASSSARGSFEFLVKRLPGTPSASLCDLRPGDLVRVGGSVVGRGFEVARIRGAREVLVFATGSGISPIRSLIESGFGENDKVDVSLFYGARNLQRMAYQERFSDWESRGIKIIPVLSRPDDQWTGERGYVQNAFSRTKKVVNPSSMGAILCGHKQMTEEITRALIADGMSKDTILTNI from the exons AtgctcctccggccgccgccgcgcagccTGCCCCATCTCCTCCGCCCGCACCTCCTCCGCGCCCTCTCcaacgccgcggcggcggcgctcgcgtCTCCGACCCCGACCCCGCCCCCGACGCCCCCCTTGCCGGCCGAGTGGACGGAGGCGCCCGTCTCCGCGGTCCGCGCCGCCACctccgacgcctccctcttccacGTCTCGCTCGACCTCGCCTCCCACGGCGCCCTCCGCGCCTCCCACGTCGCCGCCGGCCAGTtcctccccttccggctccccgcCGCGCCCTACCCCATCTTCCTCGCCATCTCCTCCCCTCCCCCGGCCTCATCCTCCGCGCGAGGGTCGTTCGAGTTCCTCGTCAAGCGCCTCCCCGGCACCCCCTCCGCCAGCCTCTGCGACCTCCGCCCCGGCGACCTCGTCCGTGTTGGCGGCAGCGTCGTCGGCCGCGGGTTCGAGGTCGCGAGGATCCGCGGTGCCCGCGAGGTGCTTGTCTTCGCCACCGGATCCGGGATCAG TCCAATCCGGTCGCTCATTGAGTCAGGTTTTGGCGAAAATGACAAGGTTGATGTAAGCCTCTTTTATGGGGCTAGAAACCTTCAGAGGATGGCATATCAA GAGAGGTTCAGTGACTGGGAGTCCAGAGGTATAAAAATTATACCTGTTCTCTCTAGACCAGACGATCAGTGGACTGGTGAGAGAGGCTATGTTCAG AATGCTTTTTCAAGGACGAAGAAGGTTGTAAATCCATCCTCGATGGGAGCGATTTTGTGTGGACATAAACAGATGACTGAG GAAATTACTAGGGCTCTTATTGCTGATGGTATGTCGAAAGATACAATCTTAACAAACATCTGA
- the LOC124661270 gene encoding uncharacterized protein LOC124661270 encodes MASSTCLLHSSTLAPAFPPPELRRRLPPTQLDLRSIHRRAPGVSLAASSSAASPEVEKEPSPSPSLPNESALSAVAESVKVLKAAAKTRKVPAAEVLAALATIKKAKLDTSAFFETLGGTESPGRTWMLIFTAQGKLEKGSYFPVTAVQRFDAAGQRIENGVYLGPVGSLTFEGRLSWKKKMLAFVFERVRVKVGPLGPLEIGLGGDANREPSAKDPFFLWFYVDEEIAVAQGKGGGTAFWCRCKRVPA; translated from the exons ATGGCCTCGTCGACCTGCTTGCTCCACTCTTCCACCCTCGCTCCAGCCTTCCCGCCTCCTGAACTCCGACGCAGACTACCCCCGACGCAGCTCGACCTCCGCAGCATCCACCGTCGCGCTCCCGGCGTTTCACTCGCCGCCTCATCCTCCGCTGCGTCGCCGGAGGTCGAGAAGGAGCCCTCGCCCTCCCCTTCGCTGCCCAATGAATCCGCCCTATCG GCCGTGGCGGAGAGCGTGAAGGTGCTCAAGGCGGCGGCCAAGACGAGGAAGGTTCCCGCCGCCGAGGTGCTTGCGGCGCTGGCCACCATCAAGAAGGCCAAGCTCGACACCTCCGCCTTCTTCGAGACCCTCGGCGGGACGGAGTCCCCCGGCAGGACGTGGATGCTCATCTTCACCGCTCAGGGCAAGCTGGAGAAAGGGAGCTACTTCCCGGTGACTGCCGTCCAGCGATTCGACGCCGCG GGACAGAGGATCGAGAACGGGGTGTACCTGGGCCCCGTGGGCAGCCTGACGTTCGAGGGGAGGCTGTCGTGGAAGAAGAAGATGCTGGCCTTCGTCTTCGAGCGCGTCCGCGTGAAGGTCGGGCCGCTTGGTCCCCTCGAgatcgggctcggcggcgacgccaACAGGGAGCCGAGCGCCAAGGACCCCTTCTTCCTGTGGTTCTACGTGGACGAGGAGATCGCCGTGGCGCAGGGCAAGGGCGGAGGCACCGCATTCTGGTGCAGGTGCAAGCGTGTCCCGGCATGA
- the LOC124660336 gene encoding protein NEN4-like, whose protein sequence is MTTTMKKEMVFFDVETAAAPSASDTDRRWHMLEFGAILVCPRRLVELSAYSTFIQPDDLSAVSGRFASSPSHAAAFAEAPSFEDVADDIFELLDGRVWAGHNIRRFDCHRVRDAFAAAGRPAPEPAGVVDSLAVLGRVFGRRAGDLKMATLATYFGIGKQTHRSLDDARMNLEVLKHCATVLLLESSLPGVLGGEDAGDGAVTRRRAANSIAGNVFNRNRSTAPTNTLQMAFARAAASSTVTAVTTPASAAVQKVNGRSCKRDSTGKVVKATTTATPSAAPRPRRPVTTTPFSMILRHSRAIVR, encoded by the coding sequence ATgacgacgacaatgaagaaggagATGGTGTTCTTTGAcgtggagacggcggcggcgccgtcggcgTCGGACACGGACCGCCGGTGGCACATGCTGGAGTTCGGCGCCATCCTGGtctgcccgcgccgcctcgtggagcTTTCAGCCTACTCCACCTTCATCCAGCCCGACGACCTGTCCGCCGTCTCGGGCCGCTTCGCCTCCTCCCCGTCccacgccgcagccttcgccgagGCCCCGTCCTTCGAGGATGtcgccgacgacatcttcgagctcCTCGACGGCCGCGTCTGGGCAGGCCACAACATCCGCCGCTTCGActgccaccgcgtgcgcgacgCCTTCGCGGCGGCAGGCCGCCCGGCGCCCGAGCCGGCGGGCGTCGTCGACTCCCTCGCCGTGCTGGGCCGGGTGTTCGGGCGCCGCGCGGGTGACCTCAAGATGGCCACCCTGGCGACGTACTTCGGGATCGGGAAGCAGACGCACCGGAGCCTGGACGATGCGCGCATGAACCTCGAGGTGCTCAAGCACTGCGCCACCGTGCTGCTGCTTGAGTCCAGCCTCCCCGGCGTGCTCGGCGGCGAGGACGCTGGCGACGGCGCCGTCACCAGGCGGAGGGCCGCCAACAGCATCGCCGGCAACGTCTTCAACAGGAACAGGTCGACGGCACCCACCAACACGCTGCAGATGGCGTTTGCTCGTGCGGCCGCGTCTTCCACGGTGACGGCGGTGACGACTCCTGCTTCCGCCGCGGTTCAGAAGGTGAACGGGAGGTCGTGCAAGAGGGACAGTACGGGGAAGGTGGTGAAGGCCACAACAACGGCGACGCCTAGCGCCGCTCCAAGACCCCGGCGGCCGGTGACCACGACGCCGTTCAGCATGATCCTCAGGCACTCGAGGGCCATCGTCAGATGA